A region of Vigna radiata var. radiata cultivar VC1973A chromosome 10, Vradiata_ver6, whole genome shotgun sequence DNA encodes the following proteins:
- the LOC106774731 gene encoding uncharacterized protein LOC106774731, with translation MQEELTALEQNHTWTITTLPPNKKAIGCKWVYKIKRNADGTIDRFKTRLVAKGYTQMEGIDYFDTFSPVHLKQLDVNNAFLHGDLYEEVYMQLPPGVTATGPNQACLLHKSLYGLKQASRQWYDKLSSFLLSQDFTQTSGDHSLFTKHNGDNITIMIVYVDDIILSGNDINDINHITNMLNDRFKIKNLGNLSYFLGFEVARSSEGIHLSQRKYALDLLNETGMLNVAPVSTPMNFSTKVCSQGDPVDDPAAFRRLIGRLIYLTNTRPDITYAVHRLSQHVASPTKLHHQAAFRIMCYIKQTPGQGIFLKAINTLTLKAYSDSDWAGCPDSHKSTTGYIVYLGDSPIFWKSKKQSIVSHSSSEDEYRALA, from the exons ATGCAGGAAGAACTCACTGCTTTGGAACAAAATCATACTTGGACCATCACTACTCTACCCCCTAATAAAAAGGCTATAGGATGCAAATGGGTTTACAAGATTAAACGTAATGCAGATGGCACAATAGATAGATTCAAGACCCGCCTTGTTGCAAAGGGGTACACCCAAATGGAGGGCATTGACTACTTTGACACTTTCTCACCCGTG CATCTAAAGCAATTAGATGTCAATAATGCCTTCCTACATGGAGACTTGTATGAAGAAGTCTACATGCAATTACCACCAGGAGTCACTGCCACAGGTCCTAACCAAGCTTGCCTCCTCCACAAATCCCTCTATGGTTTGAAACAAGCTAGTCGTCAATGGTATGATAAATtatcttcttttctcctttctcaAGACTTCACACAAACATCAGGTGATCATTCTCTTTTTACCAAACACAATGGTGACAACATTACTATCATGATTGTTTACGTAGATGATATAATATTGAGTGGAAATGACATTAATGACATTAATCACATTACCAATATGCTTAATGATcgtttcaaaattaaaaatcttggTAACTTGTCTTATTTTTTGGGTTTTGAGGTGGCACGAAGTAGTGAAGGTATCCATCTCTCCCAGCGCAAGTATGCTTTGGATCTTCTCAACGAAACAGGGATGCTTAATGTTGCTCCTGTCAGTACACCAATGAACTTCTCTACCAAAGTTTGCTCTCAAGGTGATCCTGTTGATGATCCTGCTGCCTTCAGGAGATTAATAGGGAGACTTATCTACCTCACCAACACTCGCCCCGATATCACATATGCGGTCCACCGTTTAAGCCAACACGTTGCTTCCCCAACTAAGCTTCATCACCAAGCTGCTTTCAGAATTATGTGCTACATCAAACAAACACCGGGTCAgggtatttttttaaaagctaTTAACACTCTCACTTTAAAAGCTTATAGTGATTCAGATTGGGCTGGTTGCCCTGACTCTCACAAATCCACCACGGGGTACATTGTTTATCTGGGCGATTCCCCAATATTTTGGAAATCTAAGAAGCAATCAATTGTCTCGCACAGCTCTTCGGAGGATGAATATCGTGCTCTTGCTTAA